The genomic region TTTCTCGTTGTAAGCTTTGAGGCGTTCCTCGCGAATCTTCGCTGCTTCCGCGGATTCCTCTTCGTCATCAGACCCGAAAAGATCGACGTCGTCATCATCATCGTTAGTAGTTGGTTGGGCCGTTTTCATGGGGCAAGCTCCCACCGCGAAAGTTTTACGTTCGGCTTCCGAGAATGATTTGATGTGGTTGTACCATCTTAAAGCGTGTTGGTAAGAATCTCCGGGTGCTTTTCCAAGCGTTTTAAACGTGTCTACATCGAGTTGACTAGGAACGAATCTAATAAGAATTCAACaagaaaaagtgaggttaggatcataaaattaattcgaatTTACCCAGAGATGTAACTTTTATCTTCCAAGAAAGTATTGAGGGCTTTCACGCCTTGTTCGGTTTTTAAATCTCCGAAagtcatttttgaaaagatttttaattaagtttaacaCGATGACACGAACCCGGCTTTTGACAGGAAAAGAAAGGGTTACGTCACGTAGATGGCGCAATAATCTTTCcggtttttaatttaattaaaacgtattttaatggatttgtaataaataataaaatgatttaaatcgattttcaataataattaaatttattattaaatcaataactCTTTATGTAATTAAATCAATACTTTTTACTTTCTCtttcacatttttcaataGATGTCGCAAGTAATGGCTGTCAAATTTTCGGTTTTCTGACGTttacgaaaaaaaataatctcatCAAAAGCAAGgtacaattcaaataaatccCTTTTAATCACCTCCcttgtttattttcttccaaCTCCCTTAATAAAACCTTTAAATCccttaatatataaaaagtttgaggttatgttaactTTGTTACATAATTAAAACCTATCAAAAACAACCCTTTTCAGATAAAATCATGCTGCGTTTAACACTAAGCAAGGCCTTAAGGGCCCCAAAACAACTGGCAGTATTAGCCCAAGGTTACGCTGATGTTGCAAAACCCCCGGAGAAAATTGAAGTATTCATCGATGATAAATCCGTGATGGTTGAGCCGGGAACCACAGTATTACAAGCCGCGGCGTTAGTTGGGGTTGAAATTCCAAGATTTTGTTATCACGAACGATTAGCTGTGGCGGGGAATTGCCGGATGTGCTTGGTGGAAGTAGAAAAATCGCCTAAACCTGTAGCCGCTTGCGCTATGCCTGTTATGAAAGGATGGAAAGTTAAAACAAACTCAGATATGACCAGAAAAGCTCGAGAAGGCGTAATGGAATTTTTATTAGTAAACCATCCTTTAGATTGCCCCATTTGCGATCAAGGAGGCGAATGCGATCTTCAAGACCAATCGATGGCTTTCGGCTCTGATCGTTCTCGATTCACAGATAACGATTTCTCCGGAAAACGCGCCGTCGAAGACAAAGATATTGGcccattaataaaaacaatcatGACTCGGTGCATTCATTGCACCCGATGCATTCGATTCGCCTCCGAAGTTGCTGGAATAGACGATTTAGGAACAACGGGGCGTGGGTCTGATATGCAAGTAGGGACTTATGTAGAGAAATTTTTCTTGTCTGAGTTATCAGGGAATGTAATTGATTTATGCCCGGTTGGGGCTTTAACAAGTAAGCCTTATAGTTTTACCGCAAGACCTTGGGAAATTCGTAAAGTCGATTCAATTGATGTTTTGGACGCTTTGGGGTCAAATATCGTTGTTTCTACGCGGACGGGAGAAGTTATGCGTATTATGCCGAGagttaatgaagaaattaatgaggaatggtaaaaattatttaaaaaaaacatttttttaggttatgtaacgtaataattaaataattatgtatacataaccttaaaaaagattatttttttaggttatgtttaaataatttttttttaaaggatttCAGATAAATCGCGGTTTTCTTACGATGGTTTAAAGAGACAACGTTTAGTTACACCGATGCTAAAAGATTGTTCTGGGGAATTAAAACCGGTTGATTGGGAGGCAGCTTTAATTACGGTTGCtaaacaaatcaaatttgCAGGTTAGAAtcacttatattttttatagtttttttttaaattctgttTTATAATAGGATCAAACATTGGAGCAATCGCCGGTGGTTTCGCTGATGCAGAAGCGCTCGTAGCATTAAAAGACCTTTTAAATCGTTTAGGTTCTGAAGCTTTATGCACTGAACACACTTTTCCGATGGAC from Onthophagus taurus isolate NC chromosome 5, IU_Otau_3.0, whole genome shotgun sequence harbors:
- the LOC111426406 gene encoding elongation factor 1-beta'-like encodes the protein MTFGDLKTEQGVKALNTFLEDKSYISGFVPSQLDVDTFKTLGKAPGDSYQHALRWYNHIKSFSEAERKTFAVGACPMKTAQPTTNDDDDDVDLFGSDDEEESAEAAKIREERLKAYNEKKSKKPELIAKSSIVLDVKPWDDETDMKAMETQVRTIQMDGLVWGASKLVPVGYGINKLQIMCVVEDAKVSVDLLTETIQEFEDFVQSVDIAAFNKI
- the LOC111426401 gene encoding NADH-ubiquinone oxidoreductase 75 kDa subunit, mitochondrial produces the protein MLRLTLSKALRAPKQLAVLAQGYADVAKPPEKIEVFIDDKSVMVEPGTTVLQAAALVGVEIPRFCYHERLAVAGNCRMCLVEVEKSPKPVAACAMPVMKGWKVKTNSDMTRKAREGVMEFLLVNHPLDCPICDQGGECDLQDQSMAFGSDRSRFTDNDFSGKRAVEDKDIGPLIKTIMTRCIHCTRCIRFASEVAGIDDLGTTGRGSDMQVGTYVEKFFLSELSGNVIDLCPVGALTSKPYSFTARPWEIRKVDSIDVLDALGSNIVVSTRTGEVMRIMPRVNEEINEEWISDKSRFSYDGLKRQRLVTPMLKDCSGELKPVDWEAALITVAKQIKFAGSNIGAIAGGFADAEALVALKDLLNRLGSEALCTEHTFPMDGSGTDIRSNYLLNTKIAPVEEADVILLVGTNPRLEAPILNTRIRKGYIHNESEIGLIGPKVDLRYDYDYLGAEPKVLDELTSGKHPFARKLQNAKKPVIIVGSETLKRKDGVAILAALQALGAQSKADKNWKVVNVLHKVASQVAALDVGYAAGVSKIRSNPNLKVLFLLGADDKSIDRSDLPKDCFVIYQGHHGDYGATIADAVLPGAAYTEKQATYVNTEGRAQQTLLAVSPPGQAREDWKIIRALSEFVGVKLPYDSLEEIRYRLEEVSPHLVRYGTAEDANFFKQALEMNKKIQNKIDNSPLDVEQKKLEDFYMTDSISRASSTMAKCVQAVKKQKESKF